One stretch of Amblyraja radiata isolate CabotCenter1 chromosome 9, sAmbRad1.1.pri, whole genome shotgun sequence DNA includes these proteins:
- the dmac2l gene encoding ATP synthase subunit s, mitochondrial, with amino-acid sequence MLFSRTRPLSVVRIVQTQVIQRSFWGWLNAVFNKVDHDRIKTVGPDRAASEWLLRCGASVRYKGFDKWQKDYNHLPTGPLEKFKIEAIDATESCIMFNGFDYLDHLEHVEEIKFERCIYIQDECLERLCRIENLQKSLQCLKIISCGNVTDRGIISLYHLKNLSSLFLSDLPGIEEKEQTLQVLQKALPACEVQADLQ; translated from the exons ATGCTGTTTTCAAGGACAAGACCTTTGAGCGTCGTACGGATTGTACAAACTCAGGTTATTCAAAGGAGTTTCTGGGGATGGCTGAATGCCGTTTTCAACAA GGTGGATCACGATCGTATCAAGACTGTTGGTCCGGACAGAGCAGCATCTGAGTGGTTACTTCGATGTGGCGCCAGTGTGCGTTACAAAGGTTTTGACAAGTGGCAGAAAGATTACAATCACCTACCTACTGGTCCTTTGGAAAAATTCAAAATTGAAGCAATTGATGCGACAGAATCATGCATTATGTTCAATGGATTTGATTATCTTG ATCATCTGGAACATGTTGAGGAGATTAAGTTTGAGAGGTGTATCTACATTCAAGATGAATGTCTCGAGAGGCTCTGCAGGATAGAAAATTTGCAAAAAAGCCTGCAATGTCTCAAAATAATTTCCTGTGGAAATGTCACAGATCGTGGAATCATAAGCCTTTACCATCTTAA AAATTTGAGCTCCTTGTTTCTGAGTGATCTCCCCGGCATAGAAGAGAAAGAACAAACACTCCAGGTTCTACAGAAAGCTTTGCCAGCCTGCGAGGTGCAAGCTGACCTTCAATAA